The DNA segment TCTACATTCGTTCAGGCGGTGTCCTTCTTTCTTACAATAAAAACAGAGACGGTTCTTTACACACTCTTCTCTAGATGGATTATTGCTTCTCCTGTTGTGATAAGTCGCGGTCGGTTTATTGTATGATCTTCTTGTCCGAACTGCGTGGACGTGTCTCTTCTGGGTTAACGAGTTATCTTCTGGGTCACTGTCGTTgtcatcctcttcttgtAAACGAGTTGTGGCTGCGATTATAGTATCTCCATCGGCGTCTAGCTCGAATTCTGGGAAGAATCTCTCAGTTAGTGCGGTTGTTTGGTAAGCCTCCTCCATGGCTCCTCTTAACGTTTTTGGTTTGTGCATTCTAACTATATTGTAGGTTTCCTTTGTCAGTAAGCGGGTATATGTCATAATAGCTGCTTTTTCGGTCATAAAGTCTGGTGGCATTCTGTCCCAAAtcattttgaattgtttGTTGAGACGTTCAATACCCAGTTTTGCTTCAGATAGTTGATTGATCgtattgaagattttgttgATGTCTGGTGGCTTATAGAAATGCTGATAGAGTCCTTGTATGAAAGTGTCGAATGTTATTTCCAGTATGCCTTGCTCTTGGACAAAATCATTAGCCCATTGAGCAGCAGGGTTCAGTAAGTGTTTTCTACAATAGACAATACGACTGGCTTCGTTGGGCCAGGGAATCATAGACATGTTTAACATTATTTCAGagatgaagtttttcaacttgtGCGAGTCATTCCTACCTCTGAAGGTTAGTGCTGGTTGGATCGGGAAATTAGGAAGACATTCCACCGGAAGCTTTGGGTAACTTCCTCCTCCTGGGATTTGATCCATAAAGCTCATGACAGATGTTGGTGTAGCTAGGTTCGGGGATTCGTTGGTTTGCGTGAACAATTAGTAACCTTTAACGCTACCAGATGTTGTATTACGGGCTCGAGTAATACCGGATGTCTTGACAATCCTAAATTCGTTTAGGAGAGTAACTTGTTGTCAGACTTATTATTAACGTGATTCACAGAATGTTACTTATCCtatataatctatataagaTCTGAATCTAACTAAAGGGTGGAAGCGCGGAATCTCGGATCTAAACTAATTGTTCAGGTATTTATACGTTTGGTTGGTTTGGTTCATCTTAGGCAAGTAGGCTGCCTAGTATACTCAATCTTGTCTGTTTTGGAACTATTGTTTGGTACGTGTTTCATACATGTTTTATGTCTAGGTTGATAAATCTAGTAATGCTGAGGTATCTCATTTTGAGATACAACAAAGGAATGTTCAAGATTTTCCATATTCACCGTATAGATAACTGCATCtgctgttggaacaagtaggttcatcattattattgaccattaaaatcttgtgacatttgttgggattccattttttgataaggttaataatattatgtatatagaatatactagaagttctcctcatggatttaggaatccacgaaagggaatctacacttttacataatctattcttatttcttccttcattttatacgttgttattcattgatcctacTGCATTgtcaatccttgcacttcagcttccactaaattcgatgactgttctgaatcttatttcactgggCTGATAAtattcgtcatcttcttaacactgtatatgataatcttctagttacgtgatttaatgtattaatcagctggACTAGTAATTGAcggatagttgattattgttccaacaaaaaTATCCGGTATGAGAGCAAGTCAGGGATTGAcaataagttcaatgtaacgaaTAATATCGTTGTATGTGAACTCAGAGTTAATGTTCGATTGAGAGCTCTTTAACTTGACTTAAACCCACTGATCACATATCTTCTTAACATTTTTTGTATCCGCAAACAAACACTGGATAGACGTTATTAACCATTTAAATGTTCCAGAGACGTCACTATAGTTAATTATAGAATAATGATAACTTAGAAATGAGTGTAAATCATGTGAAGATTGTTGAAACCCATTTTTCGATAAAGGTAATAATACCAGGTACATAGCAGATACTGGAGGTTCTCATCGAGGGTACAGAAATTACCAAAGAGAGCGATTAACAATtatacataatattgagaatattttcatctttgTTCCATACATTGTTATTTATTGATCCTATTATATCATCAGTCTCAATCCTTGAACTTTAGCTTTAATCAGTTTGATAACAGTTGGATCTTGTATTGGTTCCTTAATTTACGTCATCTCTTGAACACCGTAAATGGTTACACTTTGTCGGGAGTAATTATAAACTTGATCTGTTATACTAGTATTCAATGGACCATAGTTAATCATTGTCGCATCAGATAGTACTCTAGTGACATGAATAATAGTGTCAATCTGCTATGCTACTAATCTGTGAACGATAGTCGATTATTGTTCCCAAAAACAGCATATGCAGCTCTATTGACTAAACTTTGAGATTCAACCAAAGAGAAGATCAAACAAAGCTCTATTGGTGGTTTATAGCACCGCATGGTTTGATGAAGCAACACTACTTCATTGAAGTCACTCTATGCGGTAAAAGCAGTGCTAAGCCCTAACTTTTCACTGCCGCTTGATTCGTTATACGTGCAAGGTGACCAAGGATGgctgagaaaaaatttgcgCCTTCATGAGAACTTCGATTTTATAAGTAGCTGCTTTCTCAGATCCTTTGGAGAACGTTCATATTAGATATAACCTCCCCAATCCGAACCAACAAAAGCGGATTGAAAGCAAAAGTTGCCTAAGGAAACGTATCATCCAGTAATTTGTGTAATTTGTTATTCATCaatatagaaaaaaaaatgagttGCTAGGTAGGTGCctggcattttttttctatttactttctgtttcttcatGATTGAGACTGCAGATGATTGTAAATACTAGGCATTCTTAGAAAAGCTTCACTAATTTGAAGATGGCCTCTTCGAAGATCCGTAAACTTTGCATATTTGTGGTGGTTTATGGATTCAAAGCGAGGCCTAAATTGACGATCAtgtctttattctttttaaGAGAGGGCATatcattgaaatttctAATTTccaaagggaaaaaaaaactaaagcTGTGCTATTTCATGCGctcctttttttgttcaatgaCACATTTCTCGtagcaaaaaaacaattgaCAGTCTTGCTTTGTGTGAAAACTCTTGTAAATGATTTATAGTATAGGATACAAATGCAGATGTAGTTACAGATGACGGAGTCTTGTCAAATTTTTACTGTTTGGTGAATAAGTGCAGGTTGAGATTCATTGCCTCCGAACGAGATACAATAGCGATCAAAATCGGAACCTTTAGTTTCTTCTCTAAAAGTTCATTTCTGCCTTCTTTTGTTATATTGAACGACGTTAATTTATTCCATTGATACAATTTTCTATCGTCATTGGTGTAActctttttgaatatttccaaaatactTAACATCTTCTGAATATGTGGACCATAAGAGAATACACAAAGTACTCGCTGTTGCCCCGAGTTCCCGTCAGTAGTGCAGATCTGCTTTTTCAGCTTGTTTATAGATTGCTTGATGTTATCGTTCTTCGATATGCCGTGGTACTGTATCGAGGTAGTATTGTCACCATTATTTGTTAAGGATGGCACGATGGTTTCTTGGATAAATCGTAGACACTGGCCGGAGGATGAGATTTCCAAGTTCGtatttatttcattatAATATACTCCTTTGATCATTTTGATATGCTGATCttctcctcttcttcctccaaGCTCTCTAATAAATAAAGAcattattgaatatttctaAATTTCACTGCAAAGTTCTCGATGtccttttttattacttttCATGATGCGCGCAAGAATTCAATTCATTAGAATTATCAAACTGAAAAcggcaaaagaaaaaaaaaggacagAAAGACAAACACACTAAATAAACTATAGCGCACGTGCACAATTTAAAGCTTCAGGAATTTAAGACGTTACAACCAAGTGCAGACTAGGAGAGCCGCAATGATCATGAATAAGGCCAGTGTTCTCGCACGGTACGGAATGATACGTATGGAACAATATGCGATCCGAAAAAGTGCAGGTTTCCCAACCATTAATCAGTCAATCCATGCCTTTCACTCGTTGGCGAGGGCGCAACAGCAGAAACAAGTTCTGCTGGACCTTTCATATGACATAATCAAGAGAAATGCGCTAAAAGATGGTCATAACGAGACGCCAAAGCCGCCCATTATTATACTGCACGGCCTATTCGGTAACAAACTTAACAACCGAAGCATTGGCCGAAACCTCAACAAGCAATTGGGAAGGGATGTGTACCTGCTAGATCTAAGAAACCATGGGTCCTCATCGCACAGCCCGGTACATAATTATAGCGCGATGTCGGAAGATGTGAGGCATTTCATTGCAAAGCACAGGTTGAACGCCCATGGAGGGCCTATTATAGTAGGTCACTCGATGGGTGGTAAAGTCGCGATGATGCTGGTCCTGAAGAACCCGAAATTGTGTTCTATGATGGTCTGTATAGAAAACGCTCCCGTGAGTTTACGCCCTAACGCCGAGTTTGTGGACTATATCAGAGCGCTGATGGAAATCGTTAATGACAACGGCAAGACTATCCAGACACTAAAGCAGGCAGACGAATACCTTGCGGGGAGAATTGGCGGCAATGAGCTAGTGAGACGATTTCTGCTAACGACTCTGAAAAGAGTCACGATAGACGGTTCGTCGCCTTCGTCATCGTATACGTTCCAAGAACGTATTCCCCTATCGACGCTAAAAGACGCTATCGTTAAAGGGGAGATCGCAGCGTGGCCTTTAGATCCCGCCCATGAACGATGGACGGGGCCTGCGCTGTTCATAAGGGCCACGCAGTCGCATTACGTGGTCGACGAGTATCTTCCACTCATCGGCGCGTTTTTCCCACGGTTTGAAACACGTGACATCGATGCGGGTCACTGGGTTAATGCGGAGAAGCCTGGAAGATGTGCCGAAACCATCGCCGATTTCGTGGAGCGGCACGAGGATTGAAGGCAACCAACCACACAGGAGCAGGTAGCTGTAGTCGGTGGCTGTGCGGTAGCTGTGCGGTAGCCGTGGCCCATGACTTGCGGAGAACTGTGAGGATGGTGGTGGGGTATGGGCCATGCCGCGCCAATGTAAAGGCCTAGTATCCTCAAATCGCCAAAAGTGATGATGCTGATGCGACGCACACGATAAGATCGGCATATTCTACAGTGGCTGTTCTAACATGGAGTCGTGGCTAAAGATATTTGCGCGGTACGGTGCAGATGTAGGTGTGTGtacatatgtatatataaaacaaGCCAGAACAAAACGGGACAGAACGACGCAGCCTCGTTTTCttcgtttcttttgttACCTGGTTCAACTTTCACTTTGTCCATCGTCAAAGCACAGAAACACAGTTACACAAGGAGTGGGGGCACGAGATCTCgaaatacaaaagaaaaggactACATCGGGTactttttcgtttctaCTTTTCTGATTTCCACTAATATACTTCCTCtaagaagagaattttATAAGGTACTgcattttatatatatattatctGTGTTTTTTCATACATATACTCCACACTCAGAAGCACACTACGCTCTGCTCGACCCAAATcctttgtttatttttacatctttcttttttggtttttccttttttttttttggtgcTTCCTCGATATATTGCTGAAGACTAGAGGTTACAAAGAACGCCGCATAtacctttttttgcagGCGTATAGAAGAAGTTACAAAAGAGCCAAGAGAAACGGGACTTGGAcccatttcaaaaattcaaaacaaaaattactAAATTGTCGCAGTTATGTCCTATAACGATCCCAACTTGAATGATCAGTATTATGATAATGGTAATGGGAATGGTGACGGTAATTATCCTACGTATGAAGTGACACAAGATCAAAGTGCGTACGATGAGTATGGCCAACCTATTTACGCGCAAGGCCAACTGGATGATGGTTACTACGATCCAAATGAACAGTACGTTGAAGGTGCTCAAGTTCAAGGGCCCGCTCAGGCCCAAGACTCTTATAATAACGATGCTGGCTACTATAGCCAGCCTCCTAATGTGATGAATCCATCTTCTCAAGATGGAGAAAACTTCTCAGATTTTAGTAGCTACGGTCCTCCTTCTGGTAGTTATCCTAACGATCAATATACTCCCTCACAAATGAGCTATCCTGATCAGGATGGCTCTTCCGGAGCCTCGACGCCTTATGGAAATGGTGCAGTTGATAGCAACGGCCACTATTATGATCCTAATGCCATTGAAGCGGCTTTACCAAATGAGCCTTATCCAGCCTGGACTGCGGACCCTCAGTCTCCCCTGCCCATCGAACAGATCGAAGATATCTTTATAGATTTAACGAATAAATTTGGATTTCAAAGAGATTCCATGAGAAACATGTTTGACCATTTCATGACCCTTTTGGATTCAAGATCCTCTAGGATGTCCCCCGAGCAGGCCCTTTTATCTTTACATGCTGATTATATTGGTAGTGATACTGCCAACTACAAAAAATGGTACTTTGCTGCTCAACTCGACATGGATGATGAGATCGGGTTCAGAAATATGAAATTGGGTAAATTGTCAAGAAAGGCAAGAAAGGctaagaagaaaaataaaaaagccATTCAAGAAGCTAACCTTGAAGATACTGAAGAGACTTTGAACCAAATAGAGGGTGATAACTCCTTAGAAGCTGCTGACTTTAGGTGGAAGACAAAGATGAATCAACTTTCTCCATTTGAAATGGTTCGCCAAATCGCTTTGTATCTATTATGTTGGGGCGAGTCAAACCAGGTCAGGTTTACTCCCGAGTGCCTTTGTTTCATTTACAAATGCGCTTCTGATTACTTAGACTCTCCACAATGTCAACAACGTTCTGACCCCTTGCCAGAAGGTGATTTCCTAAACAGAGTGATTACTCCTCTGTACCGATTTATTAGAAATCAAGTTTACCAAATTTTGGACGGTCGTTACGTGAAGAGCGAAAAGGATCATAACAAGGTCATCGGTTATGATGATGTAAACCAACTATTCTGGTATCCAGAGGGTATAGCCAAAATCGTCATGGAAGATGGAACGAGACTGATTGATTTACCGGCGGAAGAGCGTTATTCAAAGTTGGGCGAAATCATATGGgatgatgtttttttcaagactTACAAAGAGACTCGTTCTTGGTTACATCTAGTCACCAACTTCAACCGTATTTGGATCATGCACATCTCGGTTTATTGGATGTACTGCGCTTATAATGCTCCGACTCTTTACACCCATAACTATCAACAATTGGTGAATAATCAACCTCTGGCAGCTTATAAGTGGGCCACCGCAGCATTAGGTGGTACTGTAGCATGTTTGATTCAAATTGCTGCTACTTTATGCGAATGGTCATTTgttccaagaaaatgggCTGGTGCTCAACATTTGTCTCGCCGATTCTGGTTCTTATGCATCATCCTAGGTATTAATCTCGGGCCGGTAATATTTGTTTTCGCTTATGACAAGGATACCGTATATTCCACTGCCGCCCGTGTTGTGGGTGCTGTTATGTTTTTCGTTGCTGTAGCAAcacttgtttttttctcgaTAATGCCATTAGGTGGGTTATTTACATCGTATATGAAGAAATCTACAAGAAGTTATGTCGCTTCACAGACTTTCACCGCGTCTTTTGCTCCATTGCATGGCTTAGATAGATGGATGTCTTATTTGGTCTGGGCAACGGTTTTTGCTGCCAAGTATGCAGAGTcgtatttctttttgattctaTCACTAAGAGACCCAATTAGAATTCTGTCCACTACTTCCATGAGATGTACTGGTGAATACTGGTGGGGTGATAAAATCTGTAAAGTGCAGCCTAAAATTGTGTTAGGCTTGATGGTCGCGACAGATTTCattctgttctttttaGATACTTACCTATGGTACATCGTCGTTAACACCATTTTCTCTGTTGGTAAATCTTTCTATTTGGGTATCTCTATCTTGACCCCATggagaaatatttttaccAGATTGCCCAAAAGAATTTACTCAAAGATTTTGGCTACTTCTGATATGGAGATTAAATACAAACCGAAAGTTTTGATTTCTCAAATTTGGAATGCTATCATTATCTCCATGTACAGAGAGCATTTATTGGCCATTGATCATGTACAAAAGCTACTGTATCATCAAGTTCCATCTGAAATTGAAGGTAAAAGAACTTTGAGAGCCCCTACTTTCTTTGTATCTCAAGATGATAATAACTTCGATACTGAATTTTTCCCCAGAGATTCGGAAGCTGAACGTCGTATATCTTTTTTCGCCCAATCTTTATCTACACCTATTCCCGAACCACTTCCAGTTGACAACATGCCAACTTTTACTGTATTAACTCCTCACTATGCTGAAAGAATTTTATTGTCATTAAGAGAGATTATCCGTGAGGATGATCAATTTTCAAGAGTCACTCTTTTGGAATACCTGAAACAACTACATCCAGTAGAATGGGACTGCTTTGTTAAGGATACCAAAATTTTGGCTGAAGAAACTGCAGCGTATGAGAACAACGAGGAAGAACCCGAAAAGGAAGACGCTTTAAAGTCTCAAATCGATGATTTGCCTTTTTACTGCATTGGTTTTAAATCAGCTGCGCCTGAATATACCTTACGTACGAGAATTTGGGCTTCTTTGAGGTCTCAAACTTTATATCGTACCATCTCTGGGTTCATGAATTATTCAAGGGCCATCAAGTTACTTTATCGTGTGGAAAACCCAGAAATTGTTCAAATGTTTGGTGGCAACGCCGATGGTTTAGAAAGAGAACTagaaaaaatggcaagaagaaagtttaAATTTTTGGTCTCTATGCAAAGATTGGCCAAGTTTAAACCTCATGAACTGGAAAATGCTGAGTTTTTATTAAGGGCTTATCCAGACTTACAAATTGCATATTTGGATGAAGAGCCACCTTTGAGTGAGGGAGAAGAACCAAGAATTTACTCTGCTTTGATCGATGGTCACTGTGAAATCTTAGAAAATGGTCGTAGACGTCCCAAATTTAGAGTCCAATTGTCTGGTAATCCAATTCTTGGTGATGGTAAATCTGATAACCAAAATCatgctttgattttttacAGAGGTGAATATATTCAGCTCATTGATGCTAATCAAGACAACTACCTGGAAGAGTGCTTGAAGATCAGGTCTGTCTTGgcagaatttgaagaattagGTATTGAACAGATTCATCCTTACACTCCTGGTTTGAAATATGCGGATCAGCCAACAAATCACCCTGTCGCGATTGTCGGCGCTAGAGAATACATTTTCTCTGAGAACTCTGGTGTTTTGGGTGATGTGGCTGCTGGTAAAGAACAAACTTTTGGTACATTATTTGCTCGTACTCTAGCACAGATTGGTGGTAAATTACATTATGGTCATCCAGATTTCATCAATGCAACATATATGACGACAAGAGGTGGTGTTTCTAAAGCACAAAAGGGTTTACATTTGAACGAAGATATTTATGCTGGTATGAATGCCATACTTCGTGGTGGTCGTATCAAACATTGTGAGTACTACCAATGTGGTAAAGGTAGAGATTTGGGTTTCGGTaccattttgaatttcaccACAAAGATTGGTGCTGGTATGGGTGAACAAATGTTGTCCCGTGAATATTACTATTTGGGTACTCAATTACCTATCGATCGTTTCTTGACGTTCTATTATGCGCATCCAGGTTTCCATTTGAATAACTTGTTTATTCAATTATCTTTGCAAATGTTTATGCTGACGTTAGTAAATCTATCTGCTTTGGCCCACGAATCTATCATGTGTATTTATGATAGAAACAAGCCAACCACTGATGTTTTGTATCCAATCGGTTGTTACAACTTTCAACCTGTAGTTGATTGGGTGAGACGTTACACATtatccattttcattgtctTCTGGATTGCTTTCGTCCCCATTGTCGTTCAGGAGTTAATCGAACGTGGTTTATGGAAAGCCACCCAAAGATTCTTCCGTCATATTTTATCCTTATCACCAATGTTTGAAGTTTTCGCCGGCCAAATCTATTCATCTGCGTTATTGAGTGACATTGCTATCGGTGGAGCCCGTTATATTTCAACAGGACGTGGTTTTGCCACGTCACGTATACCGTTCTCCATTCtttattcaagatttgCTGGTTCAGCTATCTACATGGGGTCAAGATCGATGTTGATGCTATTATTTGGTACCGTCGCGCATTGGCAAGCTCCGTTATTATGGTTTTGGGCATCACTATCTGCTTTAATTTTTGCGCCGTTCATCTTTAATCCGCACCAATTTGCTTGGGAAGATTTCTTCCTAGACTACAGAGATTATATTAGATGGCTTTCAAGAGGTAATAATAAATATCACAGGAATTCATGGATTGGTTATGTGAGAATGTCAAGGTCTCGCATAACAGGGTTCAAGCGTAAACTGGTTGGAGatgaatctgaaaaatctgCGGGAGATGCAAGCAGAGCTCATAGAACCAATCTGATAATGGCAGAGATTATACCGTGCGCTATTTATGCAGCAGGTTGTTTCATTGCCTTCACATTCATTAATGCACAAACTGGCGTCAAGACTGGTGAAGATGGTACAGTGAACTCTGTTTTACGTGTTATTATTTGTACCTTGGCTCCTATTGCTGTCGATCTCGGTGTTCTATTCTTCTGTATGGGTATGTCTTGTTGTTCAGGGCCTCTGTTAGGCATGTGTTGCAAGAAGACAGGCTCCGTAATGGCAGGCATTGCACATGGTGTTGCTGTTATTGTCcatattgttttttttattgtcaTGTGGGTTCTGGAAGGTTTCAGTTTCGTTAAAATGTTGATAGGTGTTGTTACGTGCCTACAGTGTCAAAGGCTGATTTTCCACTGTATGACGGTATTGTTGTTGACCCGTGAATTTAAAAATGATCATGCTAACACAGCCTTTTGGACAGGTAAGTGGTATGGTACTGGTTTGGGATATATGGCATGGACTCAACCAGCGAGAGAGCTGACTGCCAAAGTTATCGAGCTCTCTGAGTTTGCTGCAGATTTTGTCCTGGGGCATATAATTTTAATTTGTCAACTACCGATTGTTTGTATCCCCAAAATAGATAAATTTCACTCTATCATGCTATTTTGGTTGAAACCATCTCGTCAAATTCGCCCACCAatttattctttgaaaCAGGCACGCCTACGTAAACGCATGGTTAGAAGGTATTGCAGTTTATATTTCTTGGTTTTGGCCATATTTGTTGGTTGTATTGTTGGTCCAGCTGTTGCTGCATCTCATGTTCCACATGATCTCGGATCTACGCTGAAAGATACTTTCCACAACCTAATTCAACCAAGAAACACATCCAACAACGATACTGGCTCTCAGATGTCTACCTATAAGAGTCACTACTACACTCATACGCCATCTCTAAAGACTTGGTCAACCATCaaatgattttcaaaatttaaaGTTTTCTGTACCTGACCATggtacatatatataaatatataaatacataAATATCTCcctattattattcttattatTCGGTTCTAGAGCAATTTCTTAAGGTTTCTCAAAAATTCCCCTTTTCGCTACATGTCAAGTTCTGACAGGAATTTGAGTACAAATTTCATCTTATTTATGTGTAAGCACGCACGCATCACCTATGATACGAAAAGGAATCATGCTAAAACTAAAATTCATATATGAATATTTACATTTTGAGcaactttatcaaattcCGCATCTAATCCTTTCTAGGACCCCATCTTATACCTAGAAAGCCTTTCGAATCAGAGACTGAATTCAATTTTGGCCTGACCAAATAATAACGCTTCTCTCCAGGGACATCGACATACATATTAATAAAGTCAGGTCGATAGTTCTTCTTGGATTCTTTGGCCTCTAAGTGAACCAACGctagttttttttttgattcaatGTGAAATCTCATATAATGGTGTGTCCTACCTTCTTTatctattttcttttttgacaCGATCGGTCTATTTCTTGTCCATTTGTCATTTG comes from the Saccharomyces kudriavzevii IFO 1802 strain IFO1802 genome assembly, chromosome: 7 genome and includes:
- the GSC2 gene encoding 1,3-beta-glucan synthase GSC2 (similar to Saccharomyces cerevisiae GSC2 (YGR032W) and FKS1 (YLR342W); ancestral locus Anc_4.173); translation: MSYNDPNLNDQYYDNGNGNGDGNYPTYEVTQDQSAYDEYGQPIYAQGQLDDGYYDPNEQYVEGAQVQGPAQAQDSYNNDAGYYSQPPNVMNPSSQDGENFSDFSSYGPPSGSYPNDQYTPSQMSYPDQDGSSGASTPYGNGAVDSNGHYYDPNAIEAALPNEPYPAWTADPQSPLPIEQIEDIFIDLTNKFGFQRDSMRNMFDHFMTLLDSRSSRMSPEQALLSLHADYIGSDTANYKKWYFAAQLDMDDEIGFRNMKLGKLSRKARKAKKKNKKAIQEANLEDTEETLNQIEGDNSLEAADFRWKTKMNQLSPFEMVRQIALYLLCWGESNQVRFTPECLCFIYKCASDYLDSPQCQQRSDPLPEGDFLNRVITPLYRFIRNQVYQILDGRYVKSEKDHNKVIGYDDVNQLFWYPEGIAKIVMEDGTRLIDLPAEERYSKLGEIIWDDVFFKTYKETRSWLHLVTNFNRIWIMHISVYWMYCAYNAPTLYTHNYQQLVNNQPLAAYKWATAALGGTVACLIQIAATLCEWSFVPRKWAGAQHLSRRFWFLCIILGINLGPVIFVFAYDKDTVYSTAARVVGAVMFFVAVATLVFFSIMPLGGLFTSYMKKSTRSYVASQTFTASFAPLHGLDRWMSYLVWATVFAAKYAESYFFLILSLRDPIRILSTTSMRCTGEYWWGDKICKVQPKIVLGLMVATDFILFFLDTYLWYIVVNTIFSVGKSFYLGISILTPWRNIFTRLPKRIYSKILATSDMEIKYKPKVLISQIWNAIIISMYREHLLAIDHVQKLLYHQVPSEIEGKRTLRAPTFFVSQDDNNFDTEFFPRDSEAERRISFFAQSLSTPIPEPLPVDNMPTFTVLTPHYAERILLSLREIIREDDQFSRVTLLEYLKQLHPVEWDCFVKDTKILAEETAAYENNEEEPEKEDALKSQIDDLPFYCIGFKSAAPEYTLRTRIWASLRSQTLYRTISGFMNYSRAIKLLYRVENPEIVQMFGGNADGLERELEKMARRKFKFLVSMQRLAKFKPHELENAEFLLRAYPDLQIAYLDEEPPLSEGEEPRIYSALIDGHCEILENGRRRPKFRVQLSGNPILGDGKSDNQNHALIFYRGEYIQLIDANQDNYLEECLKIRSVLAEFEELGIEQIHPYTPGLKYADQPTNHPVAIVGAREYIFSENSGVLGDVAAGKEQTFGTLFARTLAQIGGKLHYGHPDFINATYMTTRGGVSKAQKGLHLNEDIYAGMNAILRGGRIKHCEYYQCGKGRDLGFGTILNFTTKIGAGMGEQMLSREYYYLGTQLPIDRFLTFYYAHPGFHLNNLFIQLSLQMFMLTLVNLSALAHESIMCIYDRNKPTTDVLYPIGCYNFQPVVDWVRRYTLSIFIVFWIAFVPIVVQELIERGLWKATQRFFRHILSLSPMFEVFAGQIYSSALLSDIAIGGARYISTGRGFATSRIPFSILYSRFAGSAIYMGSRSMLMLLFGTVAHWQAPLLWFWASLSALIFAPFIFNPHQFAWEDFFLDYRDYIRWLSRGNNKYHRNSWIGYVRMSRSRITGFKRKLVGDESEKSAGDASRAHRTNLIMAEIIPCAIYAAGCFIAFTFINAQTGVKTGEDGTVNSVLRVIICTLAPIAVDLGVLFFCMGMSCCSGPLLGMCCKKTGSVMAGIAHGVAVIVHIVFFIVMWVLEGFSFVKMLIGVVTCLQCQRLIFHCMTVLLLTREFKNDHANTAFWTGKWYGTGLGYMAWTQPARELTAKVIELSEFAADFVLGHIILICQLPIVCIPKIDKFHSIMLFWLKPSRQIRPPIYSLKQARLRKRMVRRYCSLYFLVLAIFVGCIVGPAVAASHVPHDLGSTLKDTFHNLIQPRNTSNNDTGSQMSTYKSHYYTHTPSLKTWSTIK
- the POP6 gene encoding ribonuclease P/MRP protein subunit POP6 (similar to Saccharomyces cerevisiae POP6 (YGR030C); ancestral locus Anc_4.169); its protein translation is MIKGVYYNEINTNLEISSSGQCLRFIQETIVPSLTNNGDNTTSIQYHGISKNDNIKQSINKLKKQICTTDGNSGQQRVLCVFSYGPHIQKMLSILEIFKKSYTNDDRKLYQWNKLTSFNITKEGRNELLEKKLKVPILIAIVSRSEAMNLNLHLFTKQ
- the IMO32 gene encoding Imo32p (similar to Saccharomyces cerevisiae IMO32 (YGR031W); ancestral locus Anc_4.172); translated protein: MIMNKASVLARYGMIRMEQYAIRKSAGFPTINQSIHAFHSLARAQQQKQVLLDLSYDIIKRNALKDGHNETPKPPIIILHGLFGNKLNNRSIGRNLNKQLGRDVYLLDLRNHGSSSHSPVHNYSAMSEDVRHFIAKHRLNAHGGPIIVGHSMGGKVAMMLVLKNPKLCSMMVCIENAPVSLRPNAEFVDYIRALMEIVNDNGKTIQTLKQADEYLAGRIGGNELVRRFLLTTLKRVTIDGSSPSSSYTFQERIPLSTLKDAIVKGEIAAWPLDPAHERWTGPALFIRATQSHYVVDEYLPLIGAFFPRFETRDIDAGHWVNAEKPGRCAETIADFVERHED